GACAAGTCCTCCACGCGTACCCGCGTCTCGTTCGCGGTGGGGATCGCCGATCTCGGCGGTTCGCCCCTGATCATCTCGACCGCGAGCAGCCAGCTCGGCGGCAAGGAGACGCCGTCCGACACCGCACGCGTGCTCGAGCGCCAGGTCGCCGCCATCGTGTGGCGCACCTACGCGCAGTCCGGGCTCGAGGAGATGGCCGAAGGCACTCGGGTGCCGGTCATCAACGCGCTCTCCGACGACTTCCACCCCTGCCAGCTGCTCGCCGACCTGCTCACCATCCGTGAGCACAAGGGCGACCTGAAGGGGCTCACGCTCACCTTCCTCGGTGATGGGCAGAGCAACATGGCGCACTCGTACGCCCTCGCCGGGGTCACGGCGGGAATGCACGTGCGGATCGCCTCACCGGAGGACTACGCCCCTCGCGCCGATGTCATCGAGGCGGCCGATCGCCGTGCCGCCGAGACCGGTGGTTCGATCACCCTCTACACCGACCCGGTCGAGGCTGCGGCCGGTGCCGACGTCGTCGTGACCGACACCTGGGTCTCGATGGGCAAGGAAGAGGAGAAGATCGCGCGCATCCGCGATCTGGGCGGCTACAAGGTCACCCCCGAGACGATGGCCCTGGCCGACCCCGAGGCGATCTTCATCCACTGCCTCCCCGCCGACCGCGGCTACGAGGTCGACTCCAGCGTGATCGACGGTCCGCAGAGCGTGGTGTGGGACGAGGCGGAGAACCGGCTGCACGCGCAGAAGGCGCTCCTGGTCTGGCTTCTCGGCAAGAAGGACGCGTGATGAGCGATTCGACGCACGAAGGCACCAACGAGGGCGCGCTCTGGGGCGCCCGCTTCGCCACGGGCCCCTCGCCCGAGCTGGTGGAGCTGAGCCGCTCCACGCATTTCGACTGGATCCTCGCGCCGTACGACATCGCCGGTTCGCATGCTCACGCCACCGCGCTCGCCGCAGCCGGGTACCTCGAACCCGATGAGGCGCAGCGGATGCACGAGGGACTGGATGCTGTGGCGCGCAAGGTCGCCGACGGCACTCTGCGCCCTGTGCCGACGGATGAGGACGTGCACGGCGCACTCGAGCAGGCGCTGATCGCCGAGCTGGGACCGGAGCTGGGCGGACGCCTGCGCGCCGGTCGCAGCCGCAACGACCAGATCGCCACTCTCGTGCGCATGTATCTGATCGACCACGCGCGCGTGATCGCCCGCGACATCCTGCGGGTGATCGATGCGCTGGTCGCCCAGGCCGAGGCGCACCCGGGAGCGATCCTCCCCGGACGCACGCACCTGCAGCATGCGCAGCCGGTGCTGCTCGCCCACCACCTCCAGGCACACGGTTGGCCGCTGGTGCGTGAGCTCGAGAGGCTCGTGGACTGGCGTCGCCGCGCCGGTGTCTCGCCCTACGGCGGGGGAGCGCTGGCGGGTTCCACGCTCGGCCTCGATCCCGCACTCGTGGCGACCGAGCTGGGCCTCGACCGCCCCGCCGAGAACTCGCTCGACGGCACCGCCGCCCGCGATGTGGTGGCGGAGTTCGCCTTCATCACGGCGATGACCGGCGTCGACATCTCGCGCCTGTCCGAGGAGATCATCCTCTGGAACACCCGCGAGTTCGGCTTCGTCACTCTCGACGACGGCTACTCGACCGGGTCGAGCATCATGCCGCAGAAGAAGAACCCCGATATCGCGGAGCTCGCGCGAGGCAAGTCCGGGCGCCTCATCGGCAACCTCTCGGGGCTGCTGGCCACCCTCAAGGGCCTCCCGCTCGCGTACAACCGCGATCTGCAGGAGGACAAGGAGCCGGTGTTCGATTCGGTGCAGACGCTCGAGGTCGTGCTCCCCGCTTTCGCAGGCATGATCGCGACGCTGCGTTTCGACACCGAGCGCATGGCGGCGCTGGCACCGCAGGGCTTCTCCCTCGCGACCGACGTCGCGGAGTGGCTGGTGAAGCGTCGGGTGCCGTTCCGCGACGCCCATGAGATCTCGGGCGCGCTCGTGCGTGCATGCGAGGAGCAGGGGATCGGTCTGGAGGACGCCTCCGACGAACTGCTGCTCTCGGTGTCTCCGCATCTCGTGCCCGAGGTGCGTGAAATCCTCACGATCGAGGGATCGGTCGCGTCCCGGACCGGCGTCGGCGGTACCGCCCCGGTCCGGGTCGCGGAGCAGCGGGCAGAGCTCGTCGCGCGCGCACAGGCCGCCGCCCACGCTCTCGGGCTCTAGCCGCGCGAGTCGGCGGCCGCCCGCAGCTCAGTGCAGCTCGGTGTCGGCCGCCGACCGCTCCCATCGGGTGAACCGCACCGTGAGTCCGGTGCGGGTCGGCGCCGCGAGGAAGGGCCCGGCCGAAGCCGTGGCCTGTCCGTCGAACGGTGCCACCCTGACGAGACGCCAGGGGTCGTCGTCGGCGCGAGCGCGCACGATCAGCGAGTCCGCCCAGCGACTGACGCGCACCGTGATCTCGCTCTCGAGCCACTCGTCGACGTGACCGACCGACCAGTCGGAGCCGCCGGCGGTGACCACGGCACCGAGCCCGAGATGGTCGTCGGCGTATTCGAGACCGGTCTTCATCCAGTGCTCGTCGTCGATGCGCACGAACACCCCTGCCTGGTCGAACTGGCCGTCCCACGGCGCGCGGAACGAGACCTCCATCGCCTCTCCGACGGCGAACGGGGCGAGCAGCGCGTGTTCGGTGTCGTGCACGAAGCCGTAGGCGGTGTGCCGCCAGGCGTCGCTGCCCTCTACAGCCGTGACGTCGAGGTGTTCGGATCCGGCCGGCAGTTCGGAGGGGGAGGCGGGAGCGTTCGTCCAGGTTCCGTCGGACCAGGGGATGATGTGCGATTCAGGCATGTTCTCAACATATAGCCGGATAGAGCATAAGTCGAGAGTTATTCGTGTTACGGTTATCCCATGGTCATCGCGGTACTCGCTGACATCGTGGGCTCTCGGCGGCTCGACGATCGCACTGCCGCGCAACGCGTCCTCGACGACACCATCGCCGGAGTCGAAGCCGATCTCCCGCTGGCGACGCAGCCGCTCACGCCCACCGTAGGAGACGAGCAGCAGGGTGTCTACCTCGACCTGGGTGACGCGCTGGTGTCGCTCCTGATGATCCAGCTGAGGCTGCCCGACGGCATCGCCTTCCGGTTCGGCATCGGAGTGGGCGAGGTGCGGCCGGTCGAATCCGTCCACGGCGAGCTCGCCGACGGACCGGGGTGGTACGCGGCTCGGGCCGCGATCGAGACCGTGCACGCGCGCGAGGGACGTGCCGTGCCACGCACGCGGACCTGGATTGTCGGAGCCCCCCGGCAGGATGAGGTCATGGAGAGCACGATCGCCGCCTCGAACGCCTACCTCCTCGTCCGCGACGAGCTGGTCGGTGCGATGAGCGAGCGCGAACGGCGCCTGACCTACGGCCGCCTGCTCGGACGATCGCAGCAGGAACTCGCGGCCGAAGAAGGCATCACGCAGCCCAGCGTCTCGAAGTCGCTGCGCACCGCCGGCACGGCGGCGCTCATCGAGGGCGTCGCTGCACTCCGAGGGGAACGCGCATGATCGTCGCCGGATTCATCCTCCTGGCGGTCGGCGCGGCCGACCTGGTGCGTCAGTTCGCACCGCGTCGATGGATCGGCTACCTCTCCGTCGCCGTCATCCTCCTGCTGCTGGGCAGCGTCAGCGATGCCCTCCTGCCCATGGTCCTCGCGCTCGTCGTCGGAGCGCTCTGGGTGTGGTGCATGCCCACCGAACGTGCCGCGCCGCTGGGGTTCTGGCCCGCCGTGCTGCTCGCCGTCGTGAGCGTCGGCGCCGTCGTCTGGCTCGGTGCGCGCTCCGACGTCGGTCTGATCGGCGCGACCTGGCAACTCCGATCGCCGTTCGGAGAGGTCCCTTTCGATCTCGCGATGCTGGCATTGGGTGCCGGGGTGTTCCTCCTCGAGTCCTCGAACCTCGTGGTGCGTGCTGCGCTCGACGGCGAGCACACCTGGCGTCCCACCGACCCGATGTCGGTCCCGACTTCGGCGCCGACGACGGCGCCCACCACTGTGGGTGCCGAAGTCGCGGTGGCCGCCGATGCGGGGAGCGACGCCGCCACCGGGGGAGACGCCGCCACCGAGGGAGACGCCGCCACCGAGGTGGTGCCGGCGCCGCGCGACCCGCGCAGCGGATTCAAGGGGGGGAGGCTCATCGGACCCCTGGAGCGCATCCTCGTCCTGATCCTCACGCTCGCTGCGGCCTATCCGATCCTGGCCGCGATGCTCGCGGCGAAGGGCATCGTCCGCTTCCCCGAGATCTCCCGCGACGGCGAGACCGGCGCCCGTGCCGAGTACTTCCTCGTCGGCAGCCTGGTGAGCTGGGTGATCGCGCTCAGCGCGGCGTTCCTCGTGTGGTGGGCCGCGCACAGCTGAGCTGCGGTGCGCTGATAGCCTGGAACGCGTGTCAACTCCCGCTCTGACGACCGCACCCCAGGCGATCGACCCCACGTTCGAGAACGTGTGGGACGAACTCGTGTGGCGTGGCCTGGTCCATGTGTCCACCGACCAGGAGGCGCTGCGCGCCCTGCTCGCGGGAGACCCCATCACGTATTACTGCGGGTTCGATCCGACGGCGCCGAGCCTGCACCTCGGCAACCTCGTGCAGCTGCTGACCCTTCGTCGCATCCAGCTCGCCGGCCACAAGCCGCTCGGTCTCGTCGGCGGATCGACCGGACTCATCGGCGACCCGCGTCCCACAGCCGAGCGCACGCTGAACACGCGGGAGACCGTCGAGGAGTGGGTCGGACGCCTGCGGGCGCAGGTCGAGCGTTACCTCAGCTTCGAGGGTGACAACGCCGCCCGCATCGTCAACAACCTCGACTGGACCGCACCGTTGAGTGCGATCGACTTCCTGCGTGAGATCGGCAAGTACTTCCGCGTCGGCACGATGCTCAAGAAGGATGCGGTCGCTGCGCGACTGAACTCCGACGAGGGCATCAGCTACACAGAGTTCAGCTACCAGATCCTCCAGGGCATGGACTTCCTCGAGCTGTACCGGCAGTACGACTGCGTGCTGCAGACGGGCGGGTCGGATCAGTGGGGCAACCTCACGAGCGGCACCGACCTCATCCGTCGTTCCGAGGGAGTGTCGGTGCATGCCATCGGTACCCCGCTGATCACGAACAGCGACGGCACCAAGTTCGGCAAGAGCGAGGGCAACGCCATCTGGCTCGACGCCGACATGTGCAGTCCGTACCGGATGTACCAGTTCTGGTTGAGCACGGCGGATAGCGACGTGATCGACCGCCTGAAGGTCTTCACATTCCTCAGCAGGGCCGAGATCGAGGAGTTCGCGGAGCTCGTGGCCACGGAGCCGTTCCGTCGCGCTGCCCAGAAGCGCCTTGCGCTCGAGGTGGTCGCGACCGTGCACGGTGTCGAGGCGGCTGCGGCCGTGATCGCGGCATCCGAGGCGCTGTTCGGTCAGGGAGACCTGACCGCACTGGATGCGGATACGCTCCGCACTGCGCTCGAAGAGCTCCCGCACGCCACGGTCGCCGCCGGTACTCCGGTGGTCGAGGCGCTGGTCGAGACCGGGCTCGTGGCGAGCCTCTCCGAGGCGAGGCGCGCGATCACCCAGGGCGGTGTCACGCTCGACGGCGAACGCGTCGAAGACGAGGCAGCCACGGTTCAGGGCCTACTTCCCGGCGGCGTCTCCGTCCTCCGCCGCGGCAAGAAGACCCTCGCCGGCGTCTTCCTCGGCTGAGTCTCCGGCCAGCGGATAGCAGAGACGGATGCCGTTCACTCCCAGCCACGCACTGGTCGCGCTGCCGTTCATCCGTACGCCGCTGGTGCCGGCGGCGATCGCGATCGGCGCGATGACACCCGATCTCCCGTTGTTCGTCCGCGGCGTCGGGCTGAACTACTCGTTCACCCACACGTTCGGCAATGTCGTGTGGACCGCACTGCTCGCGTTCGCGTTGTTCCTGATCTGGCGCGTCGTCCTGCGTCCGGCGGTTCCCGAGCTGGTTCCGCTGTGGCTGGCGCGACGCCTGCCCGACGACTGGGATGACAGGGGTCTCGCCGCGGTGCGGTCGGCGGTCGGCGTCGGGCAGAAGCGCGCGTATCCGTTCCTGCTCGCTGTGTCGTTCGTGCTCGGAGTGCTCTCGCACATCGTGTGGGACCTCTTCACGCATGAGGGACGCTGGGGTGTCGAGGCGATTCCCGGACTCGAGGAGATGTGGGGCCCGCTCCCCGGATTCAAGTGGCTGCAGCACGGGTCGAGTCTGATCGGCCTCGCGATCATCGGGATCTGGGCATTGCTGTGGCTTCTTCGGCAGGCTCCCCGCACGACGGTCGCGTCGTCGTCACCGACCTGGATGCGCGTGGCATGGTGGGCCTCGCTCCCCGTGATCCTGGTCGGCGCGTGGGTCGGCGGACTCGTCGTCTTCGGTCCGCTGGATGCGGAGTTCACGGTTCAGCACCTCGCCTACCGGGTTCTCCCGCCGGCGTGTGCGATCTGGGGCGCGATCACGTTCGTGCTCTGCCTCGTTCTCTCGATGCGCGGGCGCCGTCACCAGGTGGGCTGATCCGAACCCCACTTGTGCGGCGCCCGATACTCGAAGCCCGCCAGTGCAGGACGAGCGGTGACGAGAGCCGTTCCGTCGACATCGAATCGCGCCACATGCGGCCGTGTGTCGAACTCGACCTCGGCTGCGGGTTCTCCGCTGCGGGGCATCCCGAGCAGTTCCGCCGCGACGCGACGGAGTGAGGCGCGCACGATCCACGAACCTTCCTCCTGTGGGCGGCGGCGCAGCAAAGCGGACACCGCCGCAGCGAGCAGGTAGCCGGCGCTGTGGTCGAGAGCCTGGGCCGGAAGCGCACCGGGGCGGTCGCCGTCCGCCGACTCGATGAACGAGATTCCGCTCGCCGCCTGAACGAGGCTGTCGAACCCTGCCCGCTCGGGATTCTCCACGCCCCAAGCGCTGAGCTGCGCGACGACCAGACGCGGATATCGGCGCGCGAGCACTTCCGGCTGCAGCCCGAGCCTGTCGAGAGCAGCGGGGCGGTAGCCGAGTACGACGGCATCGGCGTGCGCGAGCATCTCCTGCAGCCGAGACGTGCGCGCGTCCAGCACCGCGGATCGCTTGCCGTGTCCGGTGTCGAGGTGCTGCCACTCCGGCTCGGGCAAATGCGGGGGATCGATACGCAGCACGTCGGCACCGAGCATGGCGAGCGTGCGTGAGCAGACCGGACCAGCGATGACTCTCGTGAGATCGAGTACGCGCATGCCCTGGAGGGGGAGCGAAGCCGGCGGCGGCGGCGTCGCCGCCGTAGCCCGGGGCGCATGCGAAGCCGGTGTCGTGTCGATGCGAACCAGCTCGAGCAGCGGATGCTCGCGGAGTGCGCGATCGACGGCGGGCTCCTCCGCGGCGACCGCGACCGCCAGACCGCCCGCGGTCGTGATGTCGGCGACGGCGGCCGTGGTCGTCCGCTCTCCGAGCGCATCGCGAACAGCGTCGACTGCGGCATCGTGCCGAAGACGCAGCCCCGCGCGCAGGCCGGCCGCATGGTGCGGGTAGTTCCCGTGGGTGCGGATCCATCCGTCCGACGTTCGCCAGAAACCTGAGTACACGGACCAGACAGGGGGAGCCTGGCCGCTGATGGTGAGAACCCTGTCGCTCCGGTAGGCCGTGGCGATGCGCTCGGGATCGAGGGAAGCGGGGGAGCGCCCGGCAGCGAGCATCGCTGCGCTGACGCTCGCCCAGGCGAGATCACCCGTGGCCAATCGGGACGGAAGAGGGACGGCGCGGTCCGACGGGAGGACGGGCTCTGTGACCGAGAGGTCGAGCTCACGCTGCACGCGCGCGAGCAGATCGACACCAGCACGACGCTGTCCGCCTTCGTCCGATTCCCCGTTCGCGGATGCACGAGGGGAGCGACGATCATCCGTGGGCGCAGGCATGGCGCGATCGTACTCCGAGGCGGGAGCGGAGCAGAAACCTCGGCTGATCCGGCGGAAACCGAGTGCCGGTTCGGAGCGACACGCCCGGGCAGTGTGGCCCGATTTGCCAGAAGCCGCGGATCCACGTAACTTATTACTTGTTCGCCCCACAGGGAAGCGGAGGAGCCAAGAGCTTCACCCCCCTCAAGCGGAGAACCACTCCCGATCCA
This DNA window, taken from Microbacterium maritypicum, encodes the following:
- the argH gene encoding argininosuccinate lyase, which encodes MSDSTHEGTNEGALWGARFATGPSPELVELSRSTHFDWILAPYDIAGSHAHATALAAAGYLEPDEAQRMHEGLDAVARKVADGTLRPVPTDEDVHGALEQALIAELGPELGGRLRAGRSRNDQIATLVRMYLIDHARVIARDILRVIDALVAQAEAHPGAILPGRTHLQHAQPVLLAHHLQAHGWPLVRELERLVDWRRRAGVSPYGGGALAGSTLGLDPALVATELGLDRPAENSLDGTAARDVVAEFAFITAMTGVDISRLSEEIILWNTREFGFVTLDDGYSTGSSIMPQKKNPDIAELARGKSGRLIGNLSGLLATLKGLPLAYNRDLQEDKEPVFDSVQTLEVVLPAFAGMIATLRFDTERMAALAPQGFSLATDVAEWLVKRRVPFRDAHEISGALVRACEEQGIGLEDASDELLLSVSPHLVPEVREILTIEGSVASRTGVGGTAPVRVAEQRAELVARAQAAAHALGL
- the argF gene encoding ornithine carbamoyltransferase, with the translated sequence MTRHLLRDDDLTPAEQAEILDLAIELKKDRWADKSLAGPQTVAVIFDKSSTRTRVSFAVGIADLGGSPLIISTASSQLGGKETPSDTARVLERQVAAIVWRTYAQSGLEEMAEGTRVPVINALSDDFHPCQLLADLLTIREHKGDLKGLTLTFLGDGQSNMAHSYALAGVTAGMHVRIASPEDYAPRADVIEAADRRAAETGGSITLYTDPVEAAAGADVVVTDTWVSMGKEEEKIARIRDLGGYKVTPETMALADPEAIFIHCLPADRGYEVDSSVIDGPQSVVWDEAENRLHAQKALLVWLLGKKDA
- a CDS encoding SatD family protein, coding for MVIAVLADIVGSRRLDDRTAAQRVLDDTIAGVEADLPLATQPLTPTVGDEQQGVYLDLGDALVSLLMIQLRLPDGIAFRFGIGVGEVRPVESVHGELADGPGWYAARAAIETVHAREGRAVPRTRTWIVGAPRQDEVMESTIAASNAYLLVRDELVGAMSERERRLTYGRLLGRSQQELAAEEGITQPSVSKSLRTAGTAALIEGVAALRGERA
- a CDS encoding DUF4184 family protein, whose amino-acid sequence is MPFTPSHALVALPFIRTPLVPAAIAIGAMTPDLPLFVRGVGLNYSFTHTFGNVVWTALLAFALFLIWRVVLRPAVPELVPLWLARRLPDDWDDRGLAAVRSAVGVGQKRAYPFLLAVSFVLGVLSHIVWDLFTHEGRWGVEAIPGLEEMWGPLPGFKWLQHGSSLIGLAIIGIWALLWLLRQAPRTTVASSSPTWMRVAWWASLPVILVGAWVGGLVVFGPLDAEFTVQHLAYRVLPPACAIWGAITFVLCLVLSMRGRRHQVG
- a CDS encoding DUF1349 domain-containing protein; the encoded protein is MPESHIIPWSDGTWTNAPASPSELPAGSEHLDVTAVEGSDAWRHTAYGFVHDTEHALLAPFAVGEAMEVSFRAPWDGQFDQAGVFVRIDDEHWMKTGLEYADDHLGLGAVVTAGGSDWSVGHVDEWLESEITVRVSRWADSLIVRARADDDPWRLVRVAPFDGQATASAGPFLAAPTRTGLTVRFTRWERSAADTELH
- the tyrS gene encoding tyrosine--tRNA ligase, producing MSTPALTTAPQAIDPTFENVWDELVWRGLVHVSTDQEALRALLAGDPITYYCGFDPTAPSLHLGNLVQLLTLRRIQLAGHKPLGLVGGSTGLIGDPRPTAERTLNTRETVEEWVGRLRAQVERYLSFEGDNAARIVNNLDWTAPLSAIDFLREIGKYFRVGTMLKKDAVAARLNSDEGISYTEFSYQILQGMDFLELYRQYDCVLQTGGSDQWGNLTSGTDLIRRSEGVSVHAIGTPLITNSDGTKFGKSEGNAIWLDADMCSPYRMYQFWLSTADSDVIDRLKVFTFLSRAEIEEFAELVATEPFRRAAQKRLALEVVATVHGVEAAAAVIAASEALFGQGDLTALDADTLRTALEELPHATVAAGTPVVEALVETGLVASLSEARRAITQGGVTLDGERVEDEAATVQGLLPGGVSVLRRGKKTLAGVFLG
- a CDS encoding CoA transferase encodes the protein MPAPTDDRRSPRASANGESDEGGQRRAGVDLLARVQRELDLSVTEPVLPSDRAVPLPSRLATGDLAWASVSAAMLAAGRSPASLDPERIATAYRSDRVLTISGQAPPVWSVYSGFWRTSDGWIRTHGNYPHHAAGLRAGLRLRHDAAVDAVRDALGERTTTAAVADITTAGGLAVAVAAEEPAVDRALREHPLLELVRIDTTPASHAPRATAATPPPPASLPLQGMRVLDLTRVIAGPVCSRTLAMLGADVLRIDPPHLPEPEWQHLDTGHGKRSAVLDARTSRLQEMLAHADAVVLGYRPAALDRLGLQPEVLARRYPRLVVAQLSAWGVENPERAGFDSLVQAASGISFIESADGDRPGALPAQALDHSAGYLLAAAVSALLRRRPQEEGSWIVRASLRRVAAELLGMPRSGEPAAEVEFDTRPHVARFDVDGTALVTARPALAGFEYRAPHKWGSDQPTW